From a single Lewinella sp. LCG006 genomic region:
- a CDS encoding Fic family protein: MKPPYSLTSTIFKLVTQISERLGEAKALYLDKPSPQLRKRNRVKTIHSSLKIEGNTLTEDQITAILDNKRVIGPKEDILEVKNAIEVYENLEKYDPYSAKSFLLAHKLLMKGLIKKPGQYRTENVGIVQGDKVAYLAPPAANVDYLMSDLFKYLKETEDLLLIKSCVFHYEMEFIHPFLDGNGRMGRLWQSVILSKTYPVFEYLPFETLISDTQREYYDVLGASDNHGESTIFIEYMLRVIGQSLDELLSFSNRTMKRDDRLRYFKSMNIASFSRKDYMEVFKDISSATASRDLQEGVEMGLFEKHGDKRNTTYKAKKN; the protein is encoded by the coding sequence GTGAAGCCCCCGTATAGTCTCACATCCACAATTTTTAAGTTAGTAACGCAAATATCTGAGCGACTAGGTGAAGCTAAAGCGCTATACTTAGATAAACCTTCACCTCAATTGAGAAAAAGGAATAGGGTAAAGACTATCCATTCTTCTCTAAAGATTGAAGGTAATACACTAACTGAGGACCAAATTACAGCGATACTCGACAATAAGCGAGTAATAGGTCCTAAAGAAGATATTCTAGAAGTCAAGAATGCGATTGAAGTATATGAGAACCTAGAGAAATATGATCCATATTCAGCAAAGTCCTTTTTATTGGCACATAAGCTTTTAATGAAGGGATTAATTAAAAAACCAGGACAATACAGAACTGAAAATGTAGGTATTGTTCAAGGAGATAAAGTAGCGTATTTAGCACCGCCCGCAGCAAATGTGGATTATTTGATGAGTGACTTGTTTAAATATCTGAAAGAGACAGAGGACTTATTATTGATCAAAAGTTGTGTCTTTCATTATGAGATGGAATTCATACATCCTTTTTTGGATGGAAATGGAAGAATGGGAAGATTATGGCAAAGTGTGATTCTGTCGAAAACATATCCTGTATTTGAGTATCTCCCATTTGAGACATTAATAAGTGATACTCAAAGAGAATATTATGATGTACTAGGAGCAAGTGATAACCATGGCGAATCCACAATTTTTATAGAATACATGCTTAGAGTAATTGGCCAATCACTAGATGAGTTGTTATCATTTAGTAATAGAACAATGAAAAGAGACGATCGATTACGATACTTTAAATCAATGAATATTGCGTCATTCTCGAGGAAAGATTATATGGAAGTGTTTAAAGATATTTCTTCAGCCACAGCAAGTAGAGATTTACAAGAAGGGGTGGAGATGGGTTTGTTTGAGAAGCACGGTGATAAACGAAATACAACATATAAAGCAAAGAAGAATTGA